In Scleropages formosus chromosome 10, fSclFor1.1, whole genome shotgun sequence, a single genomic region encodes these proteins:
- the LOC114911664 gene encoding von Willebrand factor A domain-containing protein 5A-like, with product MSTGKEISLLSTSNAIARVIGQAPEQANISVEEPEDPMVDLIGLQRADGSWDLQQSLASILGKQEEEVVKASPGKPEFSSVWATVLAVLWLHGYKAESRDEWQFVAKKAMTWVRAQSGFDLTEFVAAGNFFLGLQVKL from the exons ATGTCCACCGGAAAGGAAATCTCCCTCCTCTCCACCAGCAATGCCATCGCCAGGGTCATCGGTCAGGCGCCAG AACAAGCAAATATTTCTGTGGAAGAACCTGAAGATCCAATGGTAGACCTGATTGGTCTGCAGAGGGCTGATGGGTCCTGGGATCTCCAACAATCTCTGGCTTCAATCCTTGgaaaacaggaagaggaagtggtCAAAGCATCACCTGGAAAG CCTGAGTTTTCTTCAGTCTGGGCCACAGTGTTGGCAGTTCTATGGCTGCATGGATATAAGGCTGAATCCAGGGATGAGTGGCAGTTTGTGGCTAAAAAAGCAATGACCTGGGTCAGAGCTCAGTCAG GGTTTGATTTAACAGAGTTTGTGGCAGCTGGAAACTTCTTCCTGGGCCTCCAGGTGAAACTGTAG